The following proteins are encoded in a genomic region of Diabrotica virgifera virgifera chromosome 1, PGI_DIABVI_V3a:
- the LOC114329814 gene encoding histone deacetylase complex subunit SAP18 produces MAAATVVIEEKSDAVDRQKVCPFLLRVFVTSNGSHHKPSDYIKGNTPQNELQIYTWKDATLHELTQLVKEVNPEARRKGTKFSFAFVYPDMRQSVYRIREIGNTVTGVKGPDDLKTLGLLRLNIGDYLDIAITAPDTWNSARKGYSNNYNSRSRPY; encoded by the exons ATGGCTGCTGCCACAGTAGTTATTGAAGAAAAAAGTGACGCTGTCGATAGACAGAAA GTTTGTCCTTTTTTACTAAGAGTTTTCGTTACCTCGAATGGTTCCCACCATAAACCATCTGATTATATTAAAGGAAACACTCCTCAAAACGAACTACAAATTTACACTTGGAAAGATGCTACTCTACATGAGCTGACTCAATTAGTCAAAGAAGTTAATCCAGAGGCTAGACGAAAGGGAACAAAATTCAGTTTTGCTTTTGTGTACCCAGATATGAGACAGTCTGTGTACAGAATAAGAGAAATCGGAAATACAGTAACTGGTGTTAAAGGACCAGACGATTTGAAGACATTGGGTCTCTTAAGGCTTAATATTGGCGATTATCTCGATATTGCTATCACTGCTCCAGATACGTGGAATTCTGCAAGAAAGGGGTATTCAAACAATTATAATTCTAGGTCTAGACCatattaa